The Saccharomonospora cyanea NA-134 genome includes a region encoding these proteins:
- a CDS encoding GGDEF domain-containing protein, translating into MEALSVAGFTVAFANAPMPDGSDWLEFAILALGATTHVQFTHRQEERRRNRTKTVLIDLTAVWVFPATLVLPATLAVLLVVLIRLQRWFIARRPTHNFVYSSIAHGLAAALANLSYTAMSPQDWNTLTATGSLREFGLVLVTAAVYEAVQIVYVGGILALGSPTPTVRTVLGSKADNLLEAITTGLGAVTAVLVVIMPPAVAIMAVVTVVFNRLAEIDQLQDAVVTDPKTGLLNMRGWTESADRALNRVRRAGSTLSVLMVDLDHFKWVNDTYGHPAGDDVLAAVASALSSVTRPADVVGRFGGEEFLLLLPDADTSAAELAAERIRTTIAGLRIPTTDKRGAQATISGRTASIGVAVFPRHADDLDGLLQAADTAVYEAKEAGRNRVSFAPVPT; encoded by the coding sequence ATGGAAGCGTTGTCGGTCGCCGGTTTCACGGTGGCGTTCGCCAACGCGCCGATGCCCGACGGTTCCGACTGGCTCGAGTTCGCCATCCTCGCTCTGGGCGCCACCACGCACGTCCAGTTCACACACCGGCAGGAAGAGCGTCGGCGCAACCGAACGAAGACCGTGCTCATCGATCTCACGGCAGTCTGGGTCTTCCCCGCGACACTGGTCCTGCCCGCCACGCTCGCGGTCCTGCTGGTCGTGCTCATCCGGCTGCAACGCTGGTTCATCGCTCGCCGCCCCACGCACAACTTCGTGTACTCGTCCATCGCCCACGGTCTCGCGGCCGCGCTCGCCAACCTGAGCTACACGGCGATGTCACCGCAGGACTGGAACACGTTGACCGCGACGGGCTCGCTTCGGGAGTTCGGGCTCGTGCTCGTGACGGCGGCGGTGTACGAGGCGGTGCAGATCGTCTACGTGGGCGGCATCCTGGCGCTGGGCTCGCCCACCCCGACCGTGCGCACCGTCCTCGGCAGCAAGGCCGACAACCTCCTGGAGGCCATCACCACCGGGCTCGGCGCCGTCACCGCCGTACTGGTGGTCATCATGCCTCCGGCGGTGGCGATCATGGCGGTGGTCACGGTCGTCTTCAACCGCCTCGCGGAGATCGACCAGCTCCAGGACGCGGTGGTGACCGACCCCAAGACCGGCCTGCTCAACATGCGAGGGTGGACGGAGTCGGCCGACCGCGCACTCAACCGGGTGCGGCGCGCGGGAAGCACACTGTCCGTACTGATGGTGGATCTGGACCACTTCAAGTGGGTCAACGACACCTACGGGCACCCGGCGGGCGACGACGTACTGGCCGCGGTGGCGAGTGCCCTGTCCAGCGTGACCCGGCCCGCCGACGTCGTGGGCCGCTTCGGCGGCGAGGAGTTCCTGTTGCTGTTGCCCGACGCCGACACCTCGGCCGCGGAACTCGCGGCCGAACGGATTCGGACGACCATCGCAGGCCTACGGATCCCCACCACCGACAAGCGGGGCGCTCAGGCCACCATCAGCGGCCGCACCGCCTCCATCGGGGTCGCCGTGTTCCCCCGGCACGCCGACGATCTCGACGGTCTGCTCCAGGCCGCCGACACGGCCGTGTACGAGGCGAAGGAGGCCGGCCGCAACCGCGTCAGCTTCGCTCCGGTCCCGACGTGA